One genomic window of Corynebacterium massiliense DSM 45435 includes the following:
- a CDS encoding uracil-DNA glycosylase, whose amino-acid sequence MTPEFDYHESWAPVLEPALEAAWPSIGPVLERDDFLPPREDIFRAFRIPMDAVRVLIVGQDPYPTPGNAMGMSFSTRPGVKPPRSLVNIYKELRDDVGVTPPRDGDLTAWSDQGVMLLNRVLTVRSGDAGSHRRIGWEVVTEAAMRALNRPQMVAILWGRDAQKCKRFIPDVPTIESSHPSPLAARYSFFGSRPFSRANAFLRDQGAAPVNWQL is encoded by the coding sequence TTGACTCCAGAGTTTGATTACCACGAGTCCTGGGCGCCGGTGCTTGAGCCCGCGCTGGAGGCCGCATGGCCGTCCATCGGCCCGGTGCTGGAGCGCGACGACTTCCTGCCGCCGCGCGAGGATATCTTCCGCGCGTTTCGCATCCCCATGGACGCGGTGCGCGTGCTCATCGTTGGCCAGGATCCGTACCCGACGCCGGGCAACGCGATGGGCATGTCCTTCTCCACTCGCCCGGGGGTGAAGCCGCCGCGGTCGCTGGTGAATATCTATAAGGAGCTGCGTGACGATGTCGGCGTCACCCCGCCGCGCGACGGCGATCTCACCGCCTGGAGCGACCAGGGCGTCATGCTGCTCAACCGGGTGCTCACCGTGCGCTCGGGCGATGCGGGGTCCCACCGCCGGATCGGGTGGGAAGTGGTCACCGAGGCCGCGATGCGCGCGCTCAATCGGCCGCAGATGGTCGCGATCTTGTGGGGCAGGGATGCGCAGAAGTGTAAGCGCTTTATCCCGGACGTGCCGACCATTGAGTCCTCGCACCCCTCGCCGCTGGCGGCGCGGTACAGCTTCTTCGGCTCGCGACCGTTTTCGCGCGCCAACGCGTTCCTGCGTGACCAAGGCGCCGCGCCAGTGAACTGGCAGCTGTAA
- a CDS encoding DAK2 domain-containing protein has translation MPISLDAAGLRRWAERAVAVLTERRDDINALNVFPVADADTGSNMAFTMQSAVEHAAAVPADAPSNDLAHALARGAVRGARGNSGMVLSQVLRGTADTVTDEGLTGPALSNALNTSVDYVLDALAGPVEGTIVTVLRAAAAGAEAAAAASAIAETASTETANAGTADATANAPDLPAVLRAAIESATAALEKTTAQLPALQEAGVVDAGGAGLVLVLAAMLDVADSKGTYDARPLDRLLERGSQRHDDARAAGAGRLPSHSAGAHGKDAHGTGCSRAADAEIEAVFYFGGDLEALAEELRELGTSLVIARTDDTHANVHIHSHDAGRVIETAYARGEVSGIHLEALPQSAPTPASGERPALRRTVFAAAPDGPVAELFASAGARVINPGDTVEDAGDEDIVMRNGTRTRTTAGHLIDAGSLVAGIAAMSVYDDNALDTRAAVAAMEEAAAAMRVDRPREDSLGAIMSTCRDLLFGGGEQITILSPLDVNADALSAQLGVDVMALRVPGMRTEIGVE, from the coding sequence ATGCCTATTTCTCTCGATGCCGCGGGGCTGCGCCGCTGGGCCGAACGCGCCGTTGCCGTGCTCACCGAGCGGCGCGATGACATCAACGCCCTCAACGTTTTTCCGGTCGCCGATGCCGACACCGGATCCAACATGGCGTTTACCATGCAGTCCGCGGTGGAACACGCCGCGGCCGTGCCTGCCGATGCCCCGTCTAACGACCTCGCCCACGCCCTCGCCCGCGGGGCCGTGCGCGGCGCGCGCGGCAATTCCGGGATGGTGCTCTCGCAGGTGTTGCGGGGGACGGCGGACACTGTCACGGACGAGGGCTTGACCGGGCCCGCTCTCTCCAACGCGCTGAACACGTCCGTGGACTACGTCTTGGACGCGCTGGCCGGCCCGGTGGAGGGGACCATTGTGACGGTGCTGCGGGCGGCGGCCGCGGGCGCAGAGGCAGCTGCTGCGGCCTCCGCGATCGCTGAGACCGCGAGCACCGAGACCGCGAACGCCGGGACCGCCGACGCAACGGCCAACGCACCCGACCTTCCCGCGGTGCTGCGCGCCGCGATTGAGTCGGCGACGGCCGCGCTGGAAAAGACGACCGCGCAGTTGCCCGCGTTGCAGGAGGCCGGCGTCGTCGACGCGGGCGGCGCGGGGCTCGTGCTTGTGCTCGCGGCGATGCTTGACGTCGCCGACAGTAAGGGAACCTACGACGCTCGCCCCCTCGACCGTCTCCTAGAACGCGGCTCGCAGCGCCACGACGACGCGCGCGCCGCCGGCGCAGGTCGCTTGCCCTCGCACAGCGCCGGCGCACACGGGAAGGACGCACACGGTACTGGGTGCTCCCGCGCCGCCGACGCGGAAATCGAAGCCGTCTTCTACTTCGGCGGCGACCTCGAAGCGCTCGCCGAAGAGCTCCGCGAGCTGGGCACCTCGCTAGTTATCGCGCGCACCGACGACACGCACGCCAACGTGCACATCCACTCGCACGACGCCGGCCGGGTCATCGAAACCGCCTACGCCCGCGGCGAGGTCAGCGGCATCCACCTCGAGGCCCTCCCGCAGTCCGCGCCCACGCCAGCGTCCGGCGAGCGCCCCGCCCTCCGCCGCACGGTTTTTGCGGCGGCGCCGGACGGGCCGGTGGCGGAGCTATTCGCCTCGGCAGGCGCGCGCGTCATCAACCCCGGCGATACGGTAGAGGACGCGGGGGACGAGGACATAGTCATGCGCAACGGCACCCGCACCCGCACCACCGCGGGGCACCTCATCGACGCCGGATCGCTTGTCGCCGGCATCGCTGCCATGTCGGTGTACGACGACAACGCCCTCGACACCCGCGCCGCCGTGGCCGCCATGGAAGAGGCGGCGGCCGCCATGCGTGTCGACCGCCCCCGCGAGGACTCGCTCGGCGCAATCATGAGCACCTGCCGCGACCTCCTGTTCGGCGGCGGGGAGCAAATCACCATCCTGTCGCCGCTCGATGTCAACGCGGATGCGCTCAGCGCCCAGCTCGGCGTCGACGTCATGGCGCTGCGCGTGCCGGGGATGCGCACCGAGATCGGGGTGGAGTAG
- a CDS encoding ATP-dependent DNA helicase RecG, which translates to MLGWRDERALTEVLPASLAKKFEKSFGYTTCAELIEHFPRTWVHHNNDVGLGTAQEGDAVTITGIVTRTKRRETSRGPIFKVTVDGKVEVTFFRAHWQHAVIREGARVMFSGKLKFFQGRPQLQHPDFLVLREPPFYRGNRPENASPSMKTIRKLVDVRKLLDNDWLPVYPATAGLTSWVIMAAIQAVLASLPPIPEPLDFRMMVSLDKAIREVHMPGPSGPERAIWRLKYNEALGVGLVMALRRRDARDREACPLPVRDDAARAALLDNLPFELTAGQRNVAGEIAQDLDSATPMSRLLQGEVGSGKTLVALLAMLQAVDAGKQAALLAPTEVLAAQHATSIAGQVPEGVKVVLLTGSMKVAEKKQALLDVVTGEADIVIGTHALIQDSVEFFDLAMVVVDEQHRFGVEQRDQLRGKARGNVVPHVLVMTATPIPRTIAMTVFGDLAVSTLDELPGGRKPIQSAVAPEWKPGWIERAWTRVREEVQAGHQAYVVCPRIEGDGGVWGVYDYLRRGPLRGLRLCILHGKLHDKDEIMAMFARGEIDVLVSTTVVEVGVDVPNATVMVIRESEVFGVSQLHQLRGRVGRGGNASLCLFHTTAKKDSPAYERIEAVAKTASGFELAELDLQQRQEGDVLGTSQSGVHRTLRLLNLTRDLQFIERANADAFALVERDPQLAAELVSDIPEIEKEFLDKS; encoded by the coding sequence ATGCTCGGGTGGCGCGACGAGCGGGCGCTCACGGAGGTTCTGCCCGCCTCGCTGGCGAAGAAGTTCGAGAAGTCGTTCGGATACACCACCTGCGCCGAGCTCATCGAGCACTTCCCGCGCACCTGGGTCCACCACAACAACGACGTCGGCCTGGGCACCGCGCAGGAGGGGGACGCGGTGACGATCACGGGCATCGTCACGCGCACGAAGCGGAGGGAGACCTCCCGGGGGCCGATTTTCAAGGTCACGGTCGACGGCAAGGTCGAGGTGACCTTCTTTCGCGCCCACTGGCAGCACGCGGTCATTCGCGAGGGCGCCCGCGTGATGTTTTCCGGCAAGCTCAAATTCTTCCAGGGCCGGCCCCAGCTGCAGCACCCGGACTTTCTCGTCCTGCGCGAGCCGCCCTTCTACCGCGGGAATCGGCCCGAAAACGCGAGCCCCAGCATGAAGACGATACGCAAGCTTGTCGATGTCCGAAAACTCCTCGACAACGACTGGCTGCCGGTCTACCCGGCGACGGCCGGCCTGACGTCGTGGGTAATCATGGCCGCCATCCAGGCGGTGCTGGCGAGCCTGCCGCCGATTCCGGAGCCGCTCGATTTCCGCATGATGGTGAGCCTGGACAAGGCCATCCGCGAGGTACACATGCCGGGCCCGTCCGGCCCGGAGCGCGCCATCTGGCGGCTGAAGTACAACGAGGCCTTAGGCGTCGGGCTAGTCATGGCACTGCGCCGCCGCGACGCGCGGGACCGGGAGGCGTGCCCGCTGCCGGTGCGTGACGATGCCGCCCGCGCCGCCCTCCTCGACAACCTCCCGTTTGAGCTAACGGCCGGCCAGCGCAATGTGGCGGGCGAGATCGCGCAGGATTTGGACTCCGCGACGCCGATGTCGCGGCTTCTGCAGGGCGAGGTCGGCTCGGGCAAGACGCTGGTGGCGCTTTTGGCGATGCTCCAGGCGGTCGATGCCGGAAAACAGGCGGCGCTGCTTGCGCCGACGGAGGTGCTCGCCGCGCAGCACGCGACGTCGATCGCCGGGCAAGTGCCGGAGGGTGTCAAGGTCGTGCTTTTGACCGGCTCGATGAAAGTGGCGGAGAAGAAGCAGGCGCTTCTCGATGTCGTGACCGGCGAGGCGGACATCGTCATCGGCACGCACGCGCTCATCCAGGACTCGGTGGAGTTTTTTGATCTCGCGATGGTGGTCGTGGACGAGCAGCACCGCTTCGGCGTGGAGCAGCGCGACCAGCTGCGGGGTAAAGCGCGGGGGAACGTAGTCCCGCACGTGCTGGTGATGACGGCGACGCCGATCCCGCGGACCATTGCGATGACGGTCTTCGGCGACTTGGCCGTCTCCACGTTGGATGAGCTGCCGGGCGGGCGAAAGCCCATCCAGTCGGCGGTGGCGCCGGAGTGGAAACCCGGGTGGATTGAGCGCGCGTGGACGCGGGTGCGCGAGGAAGTCCAGGCGGGCCACCAGGCGTACGTGGTGTGCCCGCGCATCGAAGGCGACGGCGGCGTGTGGGGCGTCTACGACTACCTGCGGCGCGGGCCGCTTAGGGGTCTGCGCCTGTGCATCCTGCACGGCAAGCTGCACGACAAGGACGAGATCATGGCGATGTTCGCGCGCGGCGAGATCGACGTGCTGGTGTCCACCACGGTGGTTGAGGTCGGCGTCGACGTGCCCAACGCAACGGTGATGGTCATCCGCGAGTCGGAGGTCTTCGGCGTCTCGCAGCTGCACCAGCTGCGCGGGCGCGTCGGCCGCGGCGGCAACGCGTCGCTGTGCCTGTTTCACACCACCGCCAAAAAGGACAGCCCGGCGTACGAGCGCATCGAGGCGGTGGCGAAGACCGCGAGCGGCTTCGAGCTCGCCGAGCTGGACTTACAGCAGCGTCAGGAAGGCGACGTGTTGGGGACGTCCCAGTCGGGCGTGCACCGCACGCTGCGCCTGTTGAACCTCACCCGCGACCTGCAGTTCATCGAGCGCGCCAACGCGGACGCCTTTGCGCTGGTGGAGCGCGACCCGCAGCTCGCCGCCGAGCTGGTGAGCGACATCCCCGAGATTGAGAAGGAGTTCCTCGACAAGTCCTAG
- the rsmD gene encoding 16S rRNA (guanine(966)-N(2))-methyltransferase RsmD has product MTRIIAGEARSRTIKVPETGTRPTADRAREGLFSSLDVRWGFAGTRVLDLFAGSGALGLEAASRGADEVVLVENAPAAVSVIRHNMEVVGHPNVRVEERKVGSYLASAPRGYFDMVLADPPYEFDEVAELIAKLEPCLADDAIVVIEREVTSPATDWPAGFQPTSQKLKKRTFGRARMDMALYHRVGGVQ; this is encoded by the coding sequence ATGACACGCATCATCGCGGGCGAGGCCCGCAGTCGCACCATCAAAGTTCCCGAGACGGGGACACGGCCCACCGCCGATCGGGCGCGCGAGGGCCTGTTTTCCTCCCTCGACGTGCGCTGGGGCTTTGCGGGCACCCGCGTGCTCGACCTTTTCGCCGGATCGGGCGCGCTCGGCCTCGAGGCGGCCAGCCGGGGAGCGGACGAGGTCGTGCTAGTGGAAAACGCCCCCGCGGCCGTCTCCGTCATCCGCCACAACATGGAGGTCGTCGGCCACCCAAACGTGCGCGTCGAGGAGCGCAAGGTCGGCAGCTACCTGGCCAGCGCCCCGCGCGGGTACTTCGACATGGTGCTGGCGGACCCGCCGTATGAATTCGACGAGGTGGCAGAGCTCATCGCCAAGCTAGAGCCCTGCCTGGCGGATGATGCCATCGTCGTCATCGAACGCGAGGTAACCTCCCCGGCAACGGACTGGCCGGCTGGGTTCCAGCCGACGTCGCAGAAGCTGAAGAAGCGCACGTTTGGTCGCGCGCGGATGGACATGGCCCTTTATCACCGCGTCGGAGGAGTGCAGTGA
- the coaD gene encoding pantetheine-phosphate adenylyltransferase produces the protein MTKAICPGSFDPVTCGHLDIFRRAQALFDDVTVLVTGNPDKNTGLFSVQERVELIREVVDPSVKVDYWSGLLVDYTTAHGADALVKGLRSSLDYEYELPMAQMNRHLSGIDTVFLLTNEKLGYVSSSLCKQVASFGGDVSGLLPDPVVAAIKEKFGE, from the coding sequence GTGACGAAAGCGATTTGCCCAGGTTCTTTCGACCCCGTGACCTGCGGTCACCTGGATATTTTCCGGCGGGCGCAGGCGCTTTTCGATGACGTCACCGTCCTCGTCACCGGCAACCCCGACAAGAACACGGGCTTGTTTTCCGTGCAGGAGCGCGTGGAACTTATCCGCGAGGTCGTGGACCCGTCGGTGAAAGTCGACTACTGGTCCGGGTTGCTGGTGGACTACACCACCGCGCACGGGGCGGACGCGCTGGTGAAGGGGCTGCGGTCGTCGCTCGACTACGAGTATGAGCTGCCGATGGCGCAGATGAACCGGCACCTGTCGGGCATCGATACGGTCTTTTTGCTCACGAATGAAAAGCTGGGCTACGTCTCGTCGTCGCTGTGCAAGCAGGTGGCGAGCTTCGGTGGCGACGTCAGTGGGCTGCTGCCGGACCCGGTCGTGGCGGCGATAAAGGAGAAGTTCGGCGAATAA
- a CDS encoding sulfite exporter TauE/SafE family protein — protein sequence MMLALGIFATIFAGACLQRVSGMGIGLVGGPVLMLILGPVQGILVVNVFACINAMVTTMTVRDHVDWRRFWLIAPVMVFGSIPAALLISNMDTGPLLIVVGGALVAALAVVTFGKRFVPVLHGPGAAISAGVLGGFTNTLAGAAGPVIAVYAQAARWPTYVYTATLQPIFFVGGLISVLVKLGFGAGGMASVDWVIWPAAFVGMFAGIVVGGWLAGKIDRENAHRLSLIVAVLGALSAMIRGVTQILGY from the coding sequence ATAATGTTGGCGTTGGGGATTTTCGCCACGATCTTTGCCGGCGCCTGCCTGCAGCGCGTTTCAGGGATGGGCATCGGGCTGGTCGGCGGGCCGGTGCTGATGCTCATCTTGGGCCCGGTGCAGGGGATTTTGGTGGTGAACGTGTTCGCGTGCATCAATGCAATGGTCACGACGATGACGGTGCGCGACCACGTGGACTGGCGCCGGTTCTGGCTCATTGCGCCGGTGATGGTCTTTGGTTCGATCCCGGCGGCGCTGCTGATTTCGAACATGGATACTGGGCCGCTTTTGATCGTGGTCGGCGGCGCGTTGGTGGCGGCGCTGGCCGTGGTGACGTTTGGCAAGCGGTTCGTGCCGGTCCTGCACGGCCCGGGCGCGGCTATCTCGGCCGGCGTATTGGGCGGATTCACGAACACCCTGGCGGGCGCCGCAGGCCCGGTAATTGCGGTCTATGCGCAGGCCGCGCGCTGGCCAACCTATGTTTACACCGCGACGCTCCAGCCCATCTTCTTCGTCGGCGGGCTCATTTCAGTACTGGTGAAGCTCGGCTTCGGTGCCGGGGGAATGGCGTCGGTGGATTGGGTTATTTGGCCGGCGGCGTTTGTGGGCATGTTTGCCGGCATCGTCGTGGGCGGCTGGCTGGCCGGCAAGATTGACCGCGAGAACGCGCACCGGCTGTCGCTCATCGTGGCGGTGTTGGGCGCACTCAGCGCGATGATACGCGGAGTCACGCAGATCTTGGGTTACTAA
- a CDS encoding helix-turn-helix domain-containing protein: protein MCETTSAAAFSRRLRHARRERGLSQSALAAGICSPSAISRWEKGQSLPDPSVASALAQRMGIAAEVLTGQGYDPRFSVSPRELDSLIALGFGSRASSANPVISWITIAQDVARSASPWSSPQYSRRRVDDLAIHELTTLHPSAAQMAELLESMVHLQEEMNQTAVTELLKAIHTCADAPLRVRQTALENAIAVLADAHLSTAATHALRDSGLSEVTHAAVCLADWHTSSHSKIPIRTELSARDVLIQQLASARSGKIAASVAARLAASSTDSVVRRFGAGL from the coding sequence ATGTGCGAGACCACTTCGGCGGCAGCGTTCTCGCGGCGCCTCCGGCACGCTCGTCGCGAGCGCGGCCTTTCGCAAAGCGCGCTCGCCGCGGGGATTTGCTCCCCCAGCGCCATTTCTCGGTGGGAAAAGGGACAATCGCTGCCGGATCCTTCCGTCGCCTCGGCACTCGCCCAGCGGATGGGGATCGCGGCCGAAGTTCTTACCGGCCAGGGATACGATCCACGCTTTTCGGTTTCCCCGCGCGAATTGGACAGTCTCATTGCGCTGGGTTTTGGTTCCCGCGCAAGTTCCGCCAATCCCGTTATTTCCTGGATCACCATCGCCCAGGACGTAGCCCGGTCAGCCTCCCCATGGTCGTCGCCGCAATATTCGCGCAGGCGTGTCGATGACTTGGCTATCCACGAACTCACCACGCTTCATCCCAGCGCGGCGCAGATGGCGGAACTACTCGAATCAATGGTCCACCTTCAGGAAGAGATGAACCAGACAGCCGTGACAGAACTCCTCAAGGCCATACACACCTGCGCCGACGCTCCACTCCGGGTGCGGCAAACAGCGTTGGAAAACGCCATTGCCGTGCTTGCCGATGCCCATCTGTCTACCGCTGCCACCCACGCCCTGCGGGATTCCGGTCTTTCCGAAGTCACCCACGCGGCAGTCTGTTTGGCCGATTGGCACACCTCCTCGCACTCGAAGATTCCGATCCGCACAGAGCTCTCCGCACGCGACGTGCTCATACAGCAACTCGCCTCGGCGCGTAGTGGCAAGATTGCTGCGTCCGTCGCCGCGCGCCTGGCCGCTTCCTCGACCGATTCGGTGGTGCGGCGTTTTGGGGCGGGACTTTAA
- a CDS encoding MFS transporter: protein MTLNPQETTVLLLAAILPLLDSSLINVLLPNVAHSLGAPAATVQWGVSGYLLAAMVGIVGSIPTLARFGARTVGISSVVLFGLASVLVGASGTPAAFVAARVVQGLACGFIMPAVQQLAADIVGRSGMRAALATVGLPAVVAPAFGPLLGGVFVGAVGWRALFFINVPLVFCIGVMGAGRFSTQNAAPTRDTPKAAGLGFRDLTHLARSAVFVRTMLVCFIVGAVFYGTLLLTSLDVQVHLRAPAWWAGLVLGVQGVGAWIARSLVKGRWKDHNAFGLLSAGLLVASGAIAAMGSVVAAPPVLLFPVLFGGAFVRGLGLGVCTLLALSSVYEVVDRRRTAIAGSLSRLMLQVGGAAGTSLAGTGGAVTVGFVCLALVGAAVSWTTYRAQVV, encoded by the coding sequence TTGACCCTTAACCCCCAGGAGACAACCGTTTTGCTGCTGGCCGCGATACTGCCGCTTTTAGATTCCAGCCTGATTAACGTCCTTTTACCCAATGTTGCACATTCGCTAGGCGCTCCTGCCGCCACGGTGCAATGGGGAGTTTCCGGTTACCTACTAGCCGCGATGGTCGGCATAGTGGGCTCTATCCCCACACTCGCGCGGTTCGGCGCCCGCACCGTCGGCATTTCCTCGGTGGTCCTTTTCGGACTGGCGTCTGTGCTCGTCGGCGCCAGCGGGACGCCCGCCGCCTTCGTCGCCGCCCGTGTTGTGCAGGGACTGGCGTGCGGGTTCATCATGCCCGCGGTTCAGCAACTCGCCGCGGACATCGTCGGGCGATCTGGGATGCGGGCGGCACTCGCGACGGTTGGCCTCCCCGCGGTCGTGGCCCCGGCCTTCGGCCCTCTGCTCGGCGGTGTATTCGTTGGCGCCGTCGGATGGCGCGCACTGTTTTTCATCAACGTTCCCCTCGTCTTCTGCATCGGGGTCATGGGCGCGGGGCGTTTTTCGACGCAGAACGCAGCGCCCACTCGAGATACCCCGAAGGCGGCGGGGCTCGGTTTCCGGGACCTTACGCATCTTGCTCGTTCGGCCGTCTTCGTTCGAACGATGCTGGTGTGTTTCATCGTCGGGGCTGTCTTTTACGGGACACTCCTTCTTACCTCGTTGGACGTTCAGGTCCACCTGCGCGCGCCCGCATGGTGGGCCGGACTCGTGCTCGGTGTGCAAGGTGTCGGTGCATGGATCGCCCGCTCGCTGGTGAAAGGGCGGTGGAAAGACCACAACGCGTTCGGGTTGCTATCCGCCGGATTGCTAGTCGCTAGTGGTGCTATTGCTGCCATGGGATCCGTTGTTGCAGCTCCGCCTGTGCTCCTTTTCCCAGTCCTCTTCGGCGGGGCGTTCGTGCGTGGGCTCGGACTGGGCGTGTGCACGCTCCTTGCCCTGTCCAGCGTTTACGAGGTGGTCGACAGGCGCCGCACCGCTATCGCCGGATCACTGTCGCGGCTCATGCTGCAGGTCGGCGGCGCTGCCGGAACATCGCTGGCAGGCACAGGCGGGGCGGTGACAGTAGGTTTCGTGTGCCTCGCGCTCGTGGGCGCGGCGGTGAGCTGGACAACGTATCGCGCCCAGGTAGTCTAG
- a CDS encoding IS256-like element IS1249 family transposase, which translates to MSKNQPRCHCGGEMKRNGTTSKGTTRWRCKQCGASSVKRRNDITNAAVFTQFIEHCTTAISLDDLAKRNGVSRATMKRRFKWCWLVDVPDPTAGHHKRIYDQVFLDGTYTAGGCLIVAATIDHVIAWHWCKHETTRDYQLLLERIEAPLIAVIDGGQGAYSAIKKCWPTTKIQRCLVHAQRVVRRYTTTNPRTDAGRTIYRLALKLTRITTLDEAAAWGVQLHEFSTIYREWMNEKTMIKDPKTGAWTRVWTHHNVRKAYNSLNHLWRSEMLFVYLNPPAGVLAPERIKSTTNSLEGGINAQLKLLARTHRGRSGERQRRMLDWWLYLKTELPDDPVRIARQSDWGQGQLAKVSTLTQTENQADHETGRPALYDNAIDTDYTHSIGIQKGQI; encoded by the coding sequence ATGTCGAAGAACCAACCACGCTGCCACTGCGGCGGTGAAATGAAACGCAACGGCACCACCAGCAAAGGCACCACCAGATGGCGCTGCAAACAATGCGGCGCCTCCAGCGTCAAACGTCGAAACGACATCACCAACGCGGCAGTGTTCACCCAGTTCATCGAGCATTGCACCACCGCAATATCACTCGACGACCTAGCCAAACGAAACGGTGTTAGCCGCGCCACCATGAAGCGGCGCTTCAAGTGGTGCTGGCTCGTTGATGTGCCTGACCCCACCGCCGGCCACCACAAGCGGATCTACGACCAGGTATTTCTCGATGGCACCTACACCGCCGGTGGCTGCCTGATCGTCGCGGCGACCATCGACCACGTGATCGCCTGGCACTGGTGCAAACACGAAACCACCCGCGACTACCAACTGCTGCTTGAACGCATCGAAGCCCCACTCATCGCCGTCATCGACGGCGGCCAAGGCGCATACAGCGCAATCAAAAAGTGCTGGCCGACTACGAAAATTCAACGCTGCCTCGTCCACGCCCAACGCGTGGTCCGCCGCTACACCACCACCAACCCACGCACCGATGCCGGGCGCACCATCTACCGACTTGCGCTGAAACTGACCCGGATCACCACACTGGATGAAGCCGCCGCGTGGGGTGTGCAACTGCACGAGTTTTCAACGATCTACCGGGAATGGATGAACGAGAAAACCATGATCAAAGACCCCAAAACAGGTGCATGGACCCGCGTGTGGACCCACCACAACGTGCGCAAGGCCTACAACAGCCTCAACCATCTTTGGCGGTCCGAGATGCTGTTTGTCTACCTCAACCCGCCAGCAGGAGTCCTTGCGCCCGAGCGGATCAAATCCACCACCAACAGCTTAGAAGGCGGCATCAACGCCCAGCTCAAACTGCTCGCCAGAACCCACCGCGGCAGATCAGGCGAACGACAACGCCGCATGCTGGATTGGTGGCTCTACTTAAAAACGGAACTGCCTGACGATCCAGTACGAATCGCCAGGCAGTCCGACTGGGGCCAGGGCCAACTCGCCAAAGTATCCACCCTGACCCAAACCGAGAACCAAGCCGACCACGAAACAGGACGCCCAGCCCTCTACGACAACGCTATCGACACCGACTACACCCACTCAATCGGCATTCAAAAAGGCCAAATCTAA
- a CDS encoding DUF6973 domain-containing protein produces MKAMKALGAVALLSIGVTANALAASPAHATPAETDSYERIAQTTIELREKEHIDPKAETPDHIVQQVLNESGSTGDKTALRDSGDNYGTSIGRHEAAACATNPYDCKRAKSAIKDAERISSQTFPNKVTNDNIQDADRNCVWQALTTIRANADFARKIGDAHETDHPGSPEAGHMDQTNNAIGRDIGLRHEGDEAGAINECHAKAKNGGLIKIN; encoded by the coding sequence ATGAAGGCTATGAAGGCTTTGGGTGCAGTAGCACTACTATCGATTGGCGTCACGGCGAATGCTTTGGCAGCATCGCCAGCACATGCCACACCAGCAGAAACTGACTCTTACGAGCGCATCGCTCAGACGACGATTGAACTGCGTGAGAAAGAGCACATTGATCCGAAGGCTGAGACTCCAGACCATATCGTACAGCAAGTTTTAAATGAATCCGGCTCTACAGGGGATAAAACAGCCCTTCGAGACTCCGGCGACAATTATGGAACCAGCATCGGTAGGCATGAAGCGGCAGCCTGCGCGACCAATCCTTATGATTGTAAGCGCGCGAAATCAGCAATCAAGGACGCGGAACGTATTTCCTCGCAAACGTTTCCAAACAAAGTAACGAACGATAACATTCAGGACGCTGATAGGAATTGTGTGTGGCAGGCGCTGACAACGATCCGGGCTAACGCAGATTTTGCACGAAAAATTGGCGATGCCCACGAAACAGACCATCCTGGTTCTCCTGAAGCTGGGCACATGGATCAAACAAACAATGCCATTGGTCGAGACATTGGATTGCGACACGAAGGAGATGAAGCGGGCGCCATTAATGAATGTCATGCGAAGGCTAAAAACGGTGGTCTGATCAAGATAAACTGA